Proteins from a single region of Verrucosispora sp. NA02020:
- a CDS encoding DUF2975 domain-containing protein produces MLVTRWAVAALRVFLVVLFGILVVFQTLSLPGQFAHMAQESPEQAYLRWPLTAVTVFWVLCVQVVVVCTWKLLTLVKNDRIFSPAALVWVDVIVWAVAAAWVVLVAVFLYVGFRADDPGVPFLLLLLSTGVAVLGLLMVVLRALLRQATTLRTDMEAVI; encoded by the coding sequence ATGCTGGTGACACGTTGGGCGGTGGCCGCCCTCAGAGTCTTCCTCGTGGTGCTGTTCGGGATCCTGGTCGTGTTCCAGACCCTCTCGCTGCCGGGGCAGTTCGCCCACATGGCGCAGGAGTCACCGGAACAGGCGTACCTGCGGTGGCCGTTGACCGCCGTCACGGTGTTCTGGGTGCTCTGCGTCCAGGTGGTGGTCGTCTGCACCTGGAAGTTGCTCACCCTGGTCAAGAACGACCGCATCTTCAGCCCGGCCGCGCTGGTCTGGGTGGACGTGATCGTGTGGGCCGTCGCCGCCGCCTGGGTGGTGCTGGTGGCCGTCTTCCTCTACGTAGGATTCAGGGCCGACGACCCCGGAGTCCCGTTCCTGCTGCTCCTGCTCTCGACCGGCGTCGCCGTGCTGGGGCTGCTGATGGTGGTGCTGCGCGCGCTGCTGCGCCAGGCCACCACGCTGCGGACCGACATGGAAGCGGTGATCTGA
- a CDS encoding helix-turn-helix transcriptional regulator, with amino-acid sequence MPIVVRIDVQLAKRKMSVGEFAERVGLTPANVAVLKNGRAKAVRFSTLEAMCRVLDCQPGDLLEWVEE; translated from the coding sequence ATGCCCATCGTGGTACGCATCGACGTCCAGCTCGCCAAGCGCAAGATGAGCGTCGGTGAGTTCGCCGAGCGGGTGGGGCTCACGCCGGCGAACGTGGCGGTGCTCAAGAACGGCCGGGCCAAGGCCGTCCGGTTCAGCACCCTGGAGGCGATGTGCCGGGTGCTCGACTGCCAACCCGGTGACCTGCTGGAATGGGTCGAGGAGTGA
- a CDS encoding cellulose-binding domain-containing protein, whose amino-acid sequence MRSPRTGPRLGVAVVATLAFTGGATLAVTGAQAAAPGCRVDYRVTNQWSGGFGAEVTATNLGDPLNGWTVTWTYGAGQSVTQAWNATVTQSGSRVDATSVGHNSALGTGAATSFGFNGSWSGSNPAPTTFALNGVTCTGTPGTPAPTTPAPTTPAPSPTTPPPTSGWNPPAHLVNPLNQVWQHVEQTYNNGNPYGFRNYGWDQVMANRGALNFCVRWDSGATVTAAQRDQIHATLARQYKKWMDVMVGHNAWPYQQVPIKVVGWAVRNRSQLQWTDTSVDVYVNDIRENAPQCAPACGRFFNQGGQYPNCPGGVARHYDQSLWLTDGFGGGAGGDWGQRMGREYYMNNLNAENMHILLHEIGHTFGLDDFYDWTPSGVGGFLMRAGSASSITEFDAWMFRDWWRHLKSRYGY is encoded by the coding sequence ATGAGATCACCCCGAACAGGACCACGGCTCGGTGTGGCGGTCGTCGCCACCCTGGCCTTCACCGGTGGAGCCACCCTGGCAGTGACCGGTGCGCAGGCCGCCGCGCCGGGCTGCCGGGTCGACTACCGGGTCACCAACCAGTGGTCCGGCGGGTTCGGTGCCGAGGTCACCGCCACCAACCTCGGCGACCCGCTCAACGGCTGGACGGTGACCTGGACGTACGGCGCCGGGCAGAGCGTCACCCAGGCGTGGAACGCCACCGTGACGCAGAGCGGAAGCCGGGTCGACGCGACCAGCGTCGGCCACAACAGTGCCCTCGGCACCGGCGCCGCCACATCGTTCGGCTTCAACGGGTCGTGGAGCGGCAGCAACCCGGCACCGACCACGTTCGCCCTCAACGGCGTCACCTGCACCGGCACGCCCGGCACCCCGGCACCGACCACGCCCGCCCCGACGACCCCCGCACCGAGCCCGACCACGCCCCCGCCGACCAGCGGCTGGAATCCGCCCGCGCACCTGGTGAACCCGCTCAACCAGGTGTGGCAGCACGTGGAGCAGACCTACAACAACGGCAACCCGTACGGGTTCCGCAACTACGGCTGGGACCAGGTCATGGCCAACCGTGGAGCACTGAACTTCTGTGTCCGCTGGGACTCCGGCGCCACCGTCACGGCCGCCCAGCGCGACCAGATCCACGCCACCCTCGCCCGGCAGTACAAGAAGTGGATGGACGTGATGGTCGGGCACAACGCCTGGCCGTACCAGCAGGTGCCGATCAAGGTGGTCGGCTGGGCCGTCCGCAACCGCAGTCAGCTCCAGTGGACCGACACCAGCGTCGACGTCTACGTCAACGACATCCGCGAGAACGCCCCGCAGTGCGCGCCCGCGTGCGGTCGCTTCTTCAACCAGGGTGGGCAGTACCCGAACTGCCCCGGCGGGGTGGCCCGCCACTACGACCAGTCGCTGTGGCTGACCGACGGGTTCGGCGGCGGTGCCGGCGGCGACTGGGGCCAACGCATGGGCCGCGAGTACTACATGAACAACCTGAACGCCGAGAACATGCACATCCTGCTGCACGAGATAGGCCACACCTTCGGCCTCGACGACTTCTACGACTGGACGCCCAGTGGAGTCGGCGGGTTCCTGATGCGGGCCGGCAGCGCCAGCTCGATCACCGAGTTCGACGCCTGGATGTTCCGGGACTGGTGGCGGCACCTGAAGAGCCGTTACGGCTACTGA
- a CDS encoding LacI family DNA-binding transcriptional regulator yields MIEKSGGSRMGAANSGAGAGRSSGRSIMRDVAARAGVSAQTVSRVINGHPYVADDTRQRVLAAMRELDYQRNPAARALVTRRSGTLGIIGYESPLYGPTSMLYAIEGAARSAGYFVSVASVRHLDRRSVLDAADWLRRQSVEGLIAIAPKPAMAGALAEAAGGLAAVTVGGGCSDEIASAQIDNVAGARLATRHLLDLGHATVHHVSGPEDWPEADERIRGWREALRAAGAPVPAVVPGDWSASTGYQQGERLAADPDVTAVFCASDQLALGVLRALHEAGRRVPEDVSVVGFDGTPDGAHFLPPLTSVRQDFAELGRRSLGLLLAQLDPAGQTPARRRDLLVPELVSRRSAAAPCGVGRPLRALRPASLIG; encoded by the coding sequence ATGATCGAGAAGAGCGGCGGGTCACGGATGGGCGCGGCGAACAGTGGGGCCGGCGCCGGGCGGTCCAGCGGTCGATCGATCATGCGTGACGTCGCGGCGCGGGCGGGGGTGTCGGCGCAGACGGTCTCCCGGGTCATCAACGGCCACCCGTACGTCGCCGACGACACCCGCCAGCGGGTGCTGGCGGCGATGCGGGAGCTGGACTACCAGCGCAACCCGGCGGCCCGCGCCCTGGTCACCCGGCGTTCCGGCACGCTCGGGATCATCGGCTACGAGAGCCCGCTGTACGGGCCGACCTCGATGCTCTACGCCATCGAGGGCGCGGCCCGATCCGCCGGCTACTTCGTCAGCGTCGCCAGTGTGCGACACCTGGACCGGCGGTCGGTGCTCGACGCCGCGGACTGGTTGCGTCGGCAGTCGGTCGAGGGACTCATCGCCATCGCGCCCAAACCCGCCATGGCCGGGGCGCTGGCCGAGGCGGCTGGCGGGCTGGCGGCGGTGACCGTCGGCGGTGGATGCAGCGACGAGATCGCCAGCGCGCAGATCGACAACGTGGCGGGTGCCCGACTCGCCACCCGACACCTGCTCGACCTCGGCCACGCCACCGTGCACCACGTGTCCGGCCCGGAGGACTGGCCCGAGGCGGACGAACGGATCCGTGGCTGGCGGGAGGCCCTGCGGGCCGCCGGTGCGCCGGTGCCGGCCGTCGTCCCCGGCGACTGGAGTGCCAGCACCGGCTACCAGCAGGGGGAGCGGCTGGCCGCCGACCCCGACGTCACCGCCGTCTTCTGCGCCAGCGACCAACTCGCCCTCGGCGTGCTGCGGGCGTTGCACGAGGCGGGCCGCCGGGTGCCGGAGGACGTCAGCGTGGTCGGCTTCGACGGCACGCCGGACGGGGCGCACTTCCTGCCGCCGCTGACGTCGGTGCGGCAGGACTTCGCCGAACTGGGCCGGCGCAGCCTGGGACTGCTGCTGGCGCAGCTCGACCCGGCCGGGCAGACGCCGGCGCGCCGACGCGACCTGCTGGTGCCGGAACTGGTCAGCCGGCGCAGCGCGGCGGCCCCGTGCGGCGTCGGCCGACCGCTGCGCGCGCTGCGACCGGCCAGCCTGATCGGTTAG